In Pelosinus sp. UFO1, one genomic interval encodes:
- a CDS encoding GntR family transcriptional regulator: protein MERRLLPIKLDSYQPLREVVCETLRNAIVSGVLQPGERLMEIQVAEELGVSRTPVREAIRKLELEGFVVMIPRRGTYVSDLSIKDITEVFEVRTSLDVLAAGLAAERITEEELEQMERLLVEIGGYIEVNDMDKIVEADSQFHDILYRASRNERLVGIINNLREQLTRFRSLSMSYPGRLKEMFGEHTRMVESLGQRNVSLAQQFAGEHMANAEQVLLKNMLEKGSHSKQE, encoded by the coding sequence ATGGAGCGGCGTTTATTACCAATTAAGTTAGATAGCTATCAACCTCTTCGGGAAGTGGTATGTGAAACCTTACGGAATGCAATTGTTTCTGGTGTATTACAACCTGGAGAACGTTTGATGGAAATCCAAGTAGCTGAAGAGTTAGGTGTAAGTCGTACCCCGGTCAGGGAAGCCATCCGCAAGTTAGAATTGGAAGGCTTTGTCGTAATGATTCCAAGGCGTGGCACCTATGTTTCCGATCTTTCGATTAAAGATATTACAGAAGTATTTGAAGTAAGAACATCATTGGATGTTTTAGCTGCAGGACTGGCAGCAGAACGTATTACCGAAGAAGAATTAGAACAAATGGAAAGGCTCTTAGTCGAAATTGGCGGCTACATTGAAGTAAATGATATGGATAAAATTGTAGAAGCCGATAGCCAATTTCATGATATTTTATACCGGGCGAGTCGGAATGAACGCCTTGTGGGAATCATAAATAATTTACGGGAACAACTCACTCGTTTTAGGTCTTTATCTATGTCATATCCAGGTAGACTTAAAGAAATGTTTGGTGAACATACTCGCATGGTTGAGTCGTTAGGACAGAGAAATGTATCCTTAGCTCAACAATTTGCAGGAGAACATATGGCGAATGCGGAACAAGTCTTATTAAAAAATATGCTAGAGAAGGGTTCGCATTCAAAGCAAGAATAG
- the ispE gene encoding 4-(cytidine 5'-diphospho)-2-C-methyl-D-erythritol kinase, whose product MLKVRGNAKINLTLDVLYKREDGFHQVEMIMQAIELADILHLEERENGNISVKSNISRLPCDHRNLAYRAAALIKETCQVNKGVHIHLEKNIPVAAGLAGGSTDAASVLTGLNKLWKLGLSVSELEILGAKLGSDVPFCLRGGTMLATGRGELLKPLTDLKPCYVVLAKPPIGVSTAWVYRQYRGQDVKDHPDTDGVVACLNQGDLTGVANRLQNVLETVTIKEHPEIKELKKTMMQYGAMASLMSGSGPTVFGLVEEQAGAEYLAAKIRSQRSAEVFVTKIVGKNGGV is encoded by the coding sequence ATGCTAAAAGTAAGAGGAAATGCGAAAATTAATTTAACCCTTGATGTCCTTTATAAAAGAGAGGACGGGTTTCATCAAGTAGAAATGATAATGCAAGCCATAGAACTTGCTGATATACTTCATTTAGAAGAAAGAGAAAATGGCAATATAAGTGTGAAAAGTAATATTTCCAGATTGCCTTGTGATCATAGAAACTTAGCTTACCGAGCGGCAGCTCTGATTAAAGAAACTTGTCAAGTGAATAAAGGTGTACATATTCATCTGGAAAAAAACATTCCTGTGGCTGCTGGTTTAGCTGGTGGCAGCACAGATGCTGCCAGTGTGCTAACGGGACTTAATAAATTATGGAAGTTAGGCTTATCTGTTTCCGAATTGGAGATACTCGGAGCTAAGTTAGGTTCAGATGTACCTTTCTGTTTACGAGGTGGTACTATGCTGGCAACAGGACGAGGTGAACTATTAAAGCCACTTACGGACTTAAAACCTTGTTATGTAGTATTGGCAAAGCCGCCCATTGGTGTTTCGACTGCTTGGGTCTATCGCCAATATCGGGGACAGGATGTAAAAGATCATCCTGATACTGATGGAGTGGTAGCTTGTCTAAACCAGGGCGATCTAACTGGTGTAGCCAATCGCTTGCAAAATGTATTAGAAACGGTAACAATTAAAGAGCATCCTGAAATTAAGGAACTCAAAAAAACTATGATGCAATACGGTGCAATGGCCAGTTTGATGTCGGGCAGCGGGCCTACTGTCTTTGGACTAGTAGAGGAGCAGGCCGGAGCCGAGTACCTTGCTGCAAAAATTAGAAGCCAAAGGTCGGCAGAAGTATTTGTAACTAAGATAGTAGGAAAAAATGGGGGAGTATAA
- a CDS encoding chemotaxis protein CheW, with protein MEHIKAEDELQLVTFRLASEEYGLPITKVQEINRLLPVTKLPQTPSFMEGIINLRGRIIPVIDLRKRFQLSITEHDDDTRIVVVEMNGQTVGVTVDAVKEVVRLSTANIETPPASIAVDSRFINGVGKTDDRLIILLDIDQVLTAQEEVAVKQMND; from the coding sequence ATGGAGCATATAAAGGCAGAAGATGAATTACAGTTGGTTACTTTTCGGCTGGCAAGTGAGGAGTATGGACTTCCTATTACGAAAGTTCAGGAAATCAACCGCTTATTACCAGTTACTAAGTTGCCGCAAACACCTTCTTTCATGGAAGGAATTATTAATCTTAGGGGTCGCATCATTCCGGTGATTGATTTAAGAAAAAGATTTCAATTATCAATAACAGAGCATGATGATGATACACGGATTGTTGTTGTAGAAATGAATGGACAAACCGTAGGTGTTACCGTTGATGCAGTGAAAGAAGTCGTAAGGTTGAGCACCGCAAACATTGAGACGCCACCGGCTTCAATCGCGGTAGATTCTCGGTTTATTAATGGAGTTGGCAAGACGGACGATCGTCTAATTATTTTATTAGATATTGATCAAGTCTTAACAGCCCAGGAAGAAGTTGCTGTAAAGCAAATGAATGATTAG
- a CDS encoding L,D-transpeptidase family protein, protein MNLRTLYLPHRLLTVDFKEDSENPLIGEIQQLLVKQEFYQGPIHNKYDIETIRAVTLFQEKEHLPTTGMVDPLTYCRLQQARITTIKSLPSSKRADLSLPRANILITESSRQLSLFNGNTPVRQYPVGIGKSATPTPLGDYSIVYKMMNPGGMLGTRWLGLNLDSYGIHGTNQPWLIGTMVSHGCIRMHNSNVEELFSLVKVGTPVYIRN, encoded by the coding sequence ATGAATCTTCGTACCCTCTACTTGCCCCACCGATTACTTACTGTTGATTTTAAGGAAGATAGCGAGAACCCTCTCATTGGAGAAATACAGCAGCTACTGGTCAAACAAGAATTTTATCAAGGACCGATCCATAATAAATATGATATAGAAACAATCCGCGCCGTTACTTTATTCCAAGAAAAAGAGCACCTTCCTACAACAGGAATGGTAGATCCTCTTACCTACTGCCGCCTGCAACAAGCAAGAATCACTACCATCAAATCTCTGCCTTCCAGTAAACGAGCTGATTTGTCCTTACCTAGAGCCAATATTTTGATTACCGAATCTTCTCGGCAACTGTCACTCTTTAATGGTAACACTCCTGTACGTCAGTATCCAGTAGGGATTGGTAAATCCGCCACTCCCACACCTCTAGGGGATTATTCCATTGTTTATAAAATGATGAATCCAGGTGGCATGTTAGGTACTCGCTGGTTAGGTTTAAATTTGGATTCGTATGGCATTCATGGTACCAACCAACCTTGGTTAATTGGTACTATGGTATCCCATGGCTGTATTCGTATGCACAATAGCAATGTTGAAGAACTCTTTTCCCTAGTAAAGGTGGGTACGCCTGTTTATATCCGGAATTGA